In the Blautia coccoides genome, CATGAGCTTATCAATGGAAACACCGCTTACTGCGATGGGCAGAAGTCCAACGGCTGTCAGTACGGAGAAACGTCCTCCCACGTCATCCGGAACTACGAAGGTCTCATAGCCTTCTTCTGTTGCCAGGGTCTTTAATGCTCCCTTGGCTTTATCTGTTGTAGCGTAAATCCTTTTTGCTGCTTCTTCTTTTCCGTATTTGTTCTCTGCCATCTCTTTGAACACACGGAAAGCGATCGCCGGTTCTGTTGTTGTACCGGATTTTGAAATGACATTAATGGAGAAGTCTCTGTCTCCGATAACTTCAGCCAGTCCTTTTACATACGCACCGCTGATATTGTTGCCTACATAGTAGATCTCCGGAGCTTTACGGGCTTCTTTTGTAAGGTTATTATAAAATGGATGGTTCAGGAAATCGATGGCAGCTCTCGCTCCCAGGTAGGAACCGCCGATACCGATCACAAGCAGTACATCGGAATCGCTCTTAATCTTCTCCGCTGCTTTTTTGATACGGCCAAACTCCTCTTTGTCATAATCTACCGGAAGGTCGATCCAGCCTAAGAAGTCGTTGCCAAGGCCGCTTTTGGATACCAGGGTTTCTTTAGCCGCTTCCACCATTTTTTCCATTGCTGTTACTTCTTCTTCGCGGATCACATTGGCGGCTTTTGAATAATCAAATGTAACTTTGTTTCCCATTGCTCTCTTCTCCTTTTTCCTGTCGTTTGCCTGAAGCTGACCTGACAAAGGGTCAGGACAGCATGTCCAACTTAACTTGAACGTTGTCACTCATCAGATATAGTTTAGCAAATGATGGAAGGTTTATCAAGTTAGAAATTCCTTTATCACATCTTTGACGATGGCCTCCTCCTCTTTGTTCAGCAGATGACTGTACCGCTCATCTGTTGCCGCTGCCTCCCGGATGCGTTCCTCCACCTTCTCG is a window encoding:
- a CDS encoding glucose-6-phosphate isomerase is translated as MGNKVTFDYSKAANVIREEEVTAMEKMVEAAKETLVSKSGLGNDFLGWIDLPVDYDKEEFGRIKKAAEKIKSDSDVLLVIGIGGSYLGARAAIDFLNHPFYNNLTKEARKAPEIYYVGNNISGAYVKGLAEVIGDRDFSINVISKSGTTTEPAIAFRVFKEMAENKYGKEEAAKRIYATTDKAKGALKTLATEEGYETFVVPDDVGGRFSVLTAVGLLPIAVSGVSIDKLMEGAASGRELALNTPYAENDALQYAAVRNILHRKGKSVEILADYEPTLHYVAEWWKQLYGESEGKDQKGIYPASVDFTTDLHSLGQFIQDGSRIMFETVLAVEEPKVDLAIKEADNDLDGLNYLAGKGMDFVNKSAMNGTILAHTDGNTPNLMVKIPKQDEFCLGQLFYFFEFACGISGYLTGVNPFDQPGVESYKKNMFALLGKPGYEERREELLKRL